In Hydra vulgaris chromosome 06, alternate assembly HydraT2T_AEP, a genomic segment contains:
- the LOC136081846 gene encoding uncharacterized protein LOC136081846 isoform X2, which yields MATTRRTIKRSYRHIDEYNETDNKSDDKCKILDEEVDQLISESLFIASIALHAVQSGISNSPIKGVIKLFQLCLLLLPLLHPPRLPLVHHGGEDRPGFRWASNLPYSGAGPDSGGQRFNGRRGNRRTTEKQAEEIKEGNGYNALYYKNIDSLMHLVMWFERRRGAYAPYPKSIFIPLIYVVKK from the exons ATGGCAACTACACGCAGAACAATAAAGCGCTCTTATAGACATATCGATGAATATAACGAGACTGATAATAAAAGTGAtgataaatgcaaaattttggATGAAGAAGTAGACCAACTTATCTCAGAATCTCTTTTTATTGCCTCAATTGCACTTCATGCAGTTCAGTCCGGCATTAGCAACAGTCCAATCAAAGGAGTGATTAAATTGTTTCAG ttgtgtCTCCTTCTGTTACCACTA TTGCATCCACCTCGGCTACCACTA gtcCACCATGGTGGGGAAGATAGGCCAGGATTTAGGTGGGCAAGTAATCTTCCCTACTCAGGTGCTGGGCCAGATAGTGGTGGTCAAAGATTTAATGGAAGGCGTGGAAACAGAAGGACAACAGAAAAGCAAGCAGAGGAG attaaagaAGGAAACGGTTATAATgctctttattataaaaatatagattctTTGATGCATCTTGTaatgtg gttcgAAAGGCGGAGGGGGGCATACGCCCCTTACCCAAAGTCAATCTTTATACCATTAATATATGTTGTAAAGAagtga
- the LOC136081846 gene encoding uncharacterized protein LOC136081846 isoform X3 — protein sequence MATTRRTIKRSYRHIDEYNETDNKSDDKCKILDEEVDQLISESLFIASIALHAVQSGISNSPIKGVIKLFQLCLLLLPLVHHGGEDRPGFRWASNLPYSGAGPDSGGQRFNGRRGNRRTTEKQAEEIKEGNGYNALYYKNIDSLMHLVMWFERRRGAYAPYPKSIFIPLIYVVKK from the exons ATGGCAACTACACGCAGAACAATAAAGCGCTCTTATAGACATATCGATGAATATAACGAGACTGATAATAAAAGTGAtgataaatgcaaaattttggATGAAGAAGTAGACCAACTTATCTCAGAATCTCTTTTTATTGCCTCAATTGCACTTCATGCAGTTCAGTCCGGCATTAGCAACAGTCCAATCAAAGGAGTGATTAAATTGTTTCAG ttgtgtCTCCTTCTGTTACCACTA gtcCACCATGGTGGGGAAGATAGGCCAGGATTTAGGTGGGCAAGTAATCTTCCCTACTCAGGTGCTGGGCCAGATAGTGGTGGTCAAAGATTTAATGGAAGGCGTGGAAACAGAAGGACAACAGAAAAGCAAGCAGAGGAG attaaagaAGGAAACGGTTATAATgctctttattataaaaatatagattctTTGATGCATCTTGTaatgtg gttcgAAAGGCGGAGGGGGGCATACGCCCCTTACCCAAAGTCAATCTTTATACCATTAATATATGTTGTAAAGAagtga
- the LOC136081846 gene encoding uncharacterized protein LOC136081846 isoform X4: protein MATTRRTIKRSYRHIDEYNETDNKSDDKCKILDEEVDQLISESLFIASIALHAVQSGISNSPIKGVIKLFQVHHGGEDRPGFRWASNLPYSGAGPDSGGQRFNGRRGNRRTTEKQAEEIKEGNGYNALYYKNIDSLMHLVMWFERRRGAYAPYPKSIFIPLIYVVKK from the exons ATGGCAACTACACGCAGAACAATAAAGCGCTCTTATAGACATATCGATGAATATAACGAGACTGATAATAAAAGTGAtgataaatgcaaaattttggATGAAGAAGTAGACCAACTTATCTCAGAATCTCTTTTTATTGCCTCAATTGCACTTCATGCAGTTCAGTCCGGCATTAGCAACAGTCCAATCAAAGGAGTGATTAAATTGTTTCAG gtcCACCATGGTGGGGAAGATAGGCCAGGATTTAGGTGGGCAAGTAATCTTCCCTACTCAGGTGCTGGGCCAGATAGTGGTGGTCAAAGATTTAATGGAAGGCGTGGAAACAGAAGGACAACAGAAAAGCAAGCAGAGGAG attaaagaAGGAAACGGTTATAATgctctttattataaaaatatagattctTTGATGCATCTTGTaatgtg gttcgAAAGGCGGAGGGGGGCATACGCCCCTTACCCAAAGTCAATCTTTATACCATTAATATATGTTGTAAAGAagtga
- the LOC136081846 gene encoding uncharacterized protein LOC136081846 isoform X1: MATTRRTIKRSYRHIDEYNETDNKSDDKCKILDEEVDQLISESLFIASIALHAVQSGISNSPIKGVIKLFQIAFFIENIPTLWKSITSFIQKNLYDYSSMFDLPIPTEPNSTDEFMVFNLHMQLDLILSVYKPMIIQNRQELVSTGDVISLAPTLTSDILNLHLLISADGANPYFKKEIIISAIAGNSTRLAKQC; encoded by the exons ATGGCAACTACACGCAGAACAATAAAGCGCTCTTATAGACATATCGATGAATATAACGAGACTGATAATAAAAGTGAtgataaatgcaaaattttggATGAAGAAGTAGACCAACTTATCTCAGAATCTCTTTTTATTGCCTCAATTGCACTTCATGCAGTTCAGTCCGGCATTAGCAACAGTCCAATCAAAGGAGTGATTAAATTGTTTCAG atagcaTTCTTTATTGAGAATATTCCTACATTATGGAAGTCTATTacaagttttattcaaaaaaatctgtATGATTATTCTTCAATGTTTGATCTACCAATACCTACAGAACCTAACAGTACAGATGAGTTTATGGTGTTTAATCTACATATGCAGTTAGATCTAATTCTAAGTGTTTATAAGCCTATGATTATTCAAAACCGACAAGAACTAGTTAGTACTGGAGATGTTATAAGTTTGGCTCCTACATTAACatctgatattttaaatttacatttacttATATCTGCAGATGGAGCAAacccttattttaaaaaagaaatcatcaTTTCGGCCATTGCAGGCAACTCTACTAGACTTGCCAAACAATGTTAA
- the LOC136081389 gene encoding uncharacterized protein LOC136081389 → MGSQSPHTEPTSEMTDGSKVRASFSEGLDNLHTGKNKPSTTFDICTFNCQGLKSNIEFTKSLIQSYDITFLCEHWISKLEYSIIRDLFNKTHSIYFHQSNKHVKGRPFGGNAFFIRRNQFQNIRVLYEDDHILAINFEKNELNIIVIGIYLSLSRNSLSSLEEYKSQLDIVKGLINSYEGNGNIIIAGDFQSFPHQIYDLFERSNSKRNSYSVHLSEFLKANQLELVDVTKGSGPNYTYRHQTLPNSSYIDHVAVPKYTNFLSLKCIVHPECSNNLSDHLPLSISVEVEGKHTKYNTTIEEDTNIPSYAWNDSNFINSYNDHLTNCFNYLNFTDNYEYDLIQIYKIIAGSAQIAFKETLKSKKQCLYSKSGWTPELSCSKTILSIHFNKWGDSGFLKDLNSVTFNRYLMARKSFRNAVKLAQNNKICAQYAKIEKLQNIRPKNFWNAFRCLNKYINSRLFTINNKKDKESFTSELANHFEKVLNTSKITHRNGNHQRIPPCTKHDDVIITEENIIRAISNLKFKKSPDSFGISAEHLKYANCDTLTKWLIKFFNYSINYGWTPLSMSTSINVPLVKSYKKSLDSPNNYRGISIIPIFTKVLEYLILIICPDIRDTHPLQFGFNANCSTLHVEFLISETIKHYNSNNSPVYICSLDVEKAFDSCNWNILFDKLYFDKKLPLCIVNTISSLYNNSSATVSYQGCKSNSFLLKQGVRQGSILSPHLYNIYTESLLETNTNQGIVGTSIYGNFTGVVAYADDIIHLSSTLNGLKKLIKTCNIYSNLNCIKINAEKTEFLISGKAQIQTNTITISSNKINLQNKLRHLGFTWDTKHSTFASLNNTNVDEKISNFRAVVQTLIQSGIRFAHPSSISYIYKLLAVPTLTYGIEICENNSDLMKKLDVIGRSALKSLLNVSKHSKNYTNSLFKIQEISKSIQQNKLNLFLRLLNNKTTSDIIFSQLKRPLFKHSFVGDIQDLCRFRMLNFQNLSQNKKKIKIALSKSEIPSEVEQTLKHAIECWNAKKQRGIFKQIRNNFLIFLFYLVNYIGC, encoded by the exons ATGGGTAGTCAGTCCCCCCATACTGAACCCACCTCTGAAATGACTGATGGGTCAAAGGTCCGGGCTTCTTTTTCCGAAGGACTTGATAATCTTCATAC AGGAAAAAACAAGCCTTCAACAACTTTCGATATATGTACTTTTAACTGTCAGGGACTTAAGTCAAACATTGAATTTACAAAGTCACTTATACAATCTTATGATATAACGTTTTTATGTGAACATTGGATATCTAAACTTGAATACTCCATAATAagagatttatttaataaaacacacTCCATTTATTTCCATCAGtctaataaacatgtaaaaggTCGACCATTTGGCGGAAATGCGTTCTTTATACGAAGAAATCAATTCCAAAATATTAGAGTACTTTACGAGGATGAccatattttagcaataaatttcgaaaaaaatgaacttaatattatagttattggAATATACCTCTCCCTATCGCGGAACAGCCTCTCATCATTGGAAGAATACAAAAGTCAACTAGATATCGTCAAAGGTTTAATTAATAGTTACGAAGGTAACGGTAATATAATTATAGCCGGTGATTTCCAATCTTTTCCACACCAAATATATGACTTATTTGAAAGATCGAATTCCAAAAGAAACAGTTATTCTGTCCACttatctgaatttttaaaagcaaatcaATTAGAACTAGTAGATGTAACTAAAGGTTCTGGCCCTAATTATACATATCGGCACCAGACGCTACCGAATTCGTCATATATTGATCACGTCGCCGTaccaaaatatacaaatttccTAAGTCTAAAATGCATTGTTCATCCTGAGTGCTCAAATAACTTAAGCGATCATTTACCGCTTTCAATATCAGTTGAAGTTGAAGGTAAGCACACTAAATACAATACCACAATAGAAGAAGATACTAATATTCCTAGCTACGCTTGGAACGAttctaactttataaattcATATAATGATCATTTAACCAATTGCTTTAACTATCTTAATTTTACTGATAATTATGAATACGACCTTATtcaaatctataaaataattgCTGGCAGCGCTCAAATAGCTTTTAaggaaactttaaaaagtaaaaagcaaTGTTTGTATTCAAAATCTGGGTGGACACCTGAATTAAGTTGTTCTAAAACTATTCTTTCAATTCATTTCAACAAATGGGGGGATTctggttttttaaaagatttaaactccGTAACTTTCAATCGTTACTTAATGGCTCGTAAAAGCTTTCGCAACGCCGTCAAGTTggctcaaaataataaaatttgcgcACAGTATgctaaaattgaaaagttacaaaatattagaccaaaaaacttttggaatgcttttagatgtttaaacaaatacataaattctagattatttaccataaataataaaaaagacaaagaatCCTTTACTTCAGAATTAGCAAACCACTTCGAAAAAGTACTGAATACTTCAAAAATAACACATCGTAATGGAAATCATCAGAGAATTCCCCCGTGTACAAAACATGATGATGTTATAATAactgaagaaaatataattaggGCTATTTCgaacctaaaatttaaaaaatctcctGACTCTTTCGGTATCTCAGCAGAACATTTGAAATACGCAAATTGTGATACTTTAACAAAATggctcatcaaattttttaattattccatTAATTATGGATGGACACCATTATCAATGTCGACGTCTATTAATGTACCCCTTGTTAAATcgtataaaaaatctttagatAGCCCGAACAATTATCGCGGTATTAgcattataccaatttttacaaaggttCTAGAATACCTAATCCTTATTATATGTCCTGATATTAGAGATACTCACCCCTTACAATTTGGATTTAATGCTAACTGTTCAACGCTACATGTTGAATTTCTAATTAGcgaaacaattaaacattacAATAGCAACAATTCACCTGTATACATATGCTCTTTAGATGtagaaaaagcttttgatagctGCAACTGGAATATCctatttgataaattatatttcGATAAAAAATTACCACTCTGTATAGTTAACACTATCTCTTCGTTATATAACAATAGTAGTGCAACAGTCTCATATCAAGGTTGTAAATCAAATTCCTTTCTTCTAAAGCAAGGAGTAAGACAAGGATCGATTCTTTCACCTCACCTATACAATATTTACACTGAAAGTCTTCTTGAAACTAATACAAATCAAGGTATTGTTGGCACATCGATATATGGTAACTTCACTGGTGTGGTGGCATATGCGGATGATATCATACATTTAAGCTCTACCCTCAATGGTCTCAAAAAGctgataaaaacatgcaatatttacagtaatttaaattgtattaaaataaatgccGAAAAAACTGAATTCTTGATTTCAGGTAAAGCACAAATACAAACCAATACGATAACGATAtctagtaataaaataaatcttcagAATAAACTTAGACATCTGGGATTCACTTGGGATACTAAACATTCAACTTTTGCTTCACTCAATAATacaaatgttgatgaaaaaatttcaaactttagagctgttgttcaaactcttattcaatctggaatccggTTTGCCCACCCAAGTtctatttcttatatatataaattattggcAGTCCCTACCTTAACTTATGGTATAGAGATATGTGAAAATAATTCTGATTTGATGAAAAAGCTAGATGTAATTGGAAGGAGTGCACTAAAATcgcttttaaatgtttcaaaacacaGTAAGAACTATACAAATTCGCTATTTAAAATCcaggaaatttcaaaaagtattcaacaaaataaattaaacttgtttcttcgtcttcttaataataaaacaacttcaGACATTATCTTTTCACAACTGAAACGCCCCTTATTTAAACATTCGTTTGTTGGCGATATTCAGGACCTATGCCGTTTTCGGatgctaaattttcaaaacttaagtcaaaataaaaagaagataaaaatagcACTTTCTAAAAGTGAAATTCCCTCCGAAGTTGAACAAACTTTGAAACATGCAATAGAGTGCTGGAATGCGAAAAAGCAAAGaggaatttttaaacaaataagaaataactttcttatttttcttttttaccttgtaaattacattgggtgttaa
- the LOC136081390 gene encoding uncharacterized protein LOC136081390: protein MSWRIGLPFMFVLAESFLQYHEEKAIKMAMTTIPSTDIKYFHRYVDDSHARFFNLKQAEQFQTILNRQHPFLKYTIEVENKNKIINFLDITVINNTHGKYEFKVYRKDAITNIQIKPHSHHNPKILKEIFNGYIHRAYSICSKNHLKDEKSFLIQVFTENGFDEKMLKDISYHVR from the coding sequence ATGAGTTGGAGAATTGGATTGccttttatgtttgttttggctgaatcttttttacaatatcATGAGGAAAAGGCAATAAAAATGGCAATGACAACAATTCCTTCAACTGATATTAAATACTTTCACAGATATGTAGATGATAGCCACGCTAGGTTTTTTAACTTAAAGCAAGCGGAGCAGTTCCAAACAATTCTTAATAGGCAACATCCTTTTCTAAAATATACTATTgaagttgaaaacaaaaataagataattaactttttggatataactgttattaataatacaCATGGAAAATATGAGTTCAAGGTTTACAGGAAAGATGCTATAACCAATATCCAAATCAAACCTCATTCTCATCACAAtcccaaaattttaaaagaaatattcaacGGATATATACACAGAGCATACTCAATATGCAgcaaaaaccatttaaaagatgagaaaagttttttaattcaagtgttTACTGAAAATGGGTTCGatgaaaaaatgcttaaagaTATTTCTTATCACGTTCGATAA
- the LOC100205303 gene encoding xyloside xylosyltransferase 1 — MKSMKIIQPILVALVLYIVIILCIIFKMFGNEPDSTLKLQDLTIGSSKFIDKKFQHAKTLINFGLSKDIFKEKINILIQFVNATNNIRLQRHFYNLLESIISKSDTEFIIFITGDANDWMLAKSIIISIYKKIKQHFRLHPIMQYLDINAVTKELSKIILVMQDLFSSPAGSYYSKSLFFIPLALHRINSLRNVTHLIMIDVDIELRTDIRHLYNIFLQMGPEQLFGLAREQQPTYRHITSAYRKRHKKTAVGNPPPFGLTGFNSGVKLVNLTSLRHSKLYNSYLDYPVKLKHLADKFSFRGHLGDQDFFTLLSFLHKDMFYELPCQWNRQLCEWWRSIYPLVFDQYFNCTPPFFAVHGNCDTKIESYY; from the exons atgaaaagtatGAAAATTATACAACCAATTCTTGTTGCTTTGGTTCTTTACATTGTCATTATCTTATGtattatattcaaaatgtttGGAAACGAGCCCGATTCTACACTTAAACTACAAGACTTGACAATAGGAAGTTCTAAGTTTATAGATAAAAAGTTTCAACACGCAAAAACCCTCATAAATTTTGGTTTATCAAAGGacatatttaaagaaaaaatcaatattttaattcagTTTGTAAATGCCACAAACAATATTAGGCTTCAAAGAcacttttataatttacttgaatcaatcatttctaaaagtgatacagaatttataatttttataactggtGATGCTAATGATTGGATGTTagcaaaaagtataattatttctatctataaaaaaataaaacagcactTTCGATTGCACCCCATAATGCAATATCTGGACATAAACGCAGTAACAAAAGaactttctaaaataattttagttatgcag gATTTATTTAGTAGTCCTGCTGGATCTTATTACAGCAAATCTCTTTTCTTTATCCCATTAGCTCTTCATCGAATAAATTCTCTAAGAAACGTTACTCACCTTATAATGATTGATGTTGACATAGAATTAAGAACAGATATAAGGCAtctctataatatatttttacaaatgggTCCGGAACAGTTATTTGGGCTAGCACGAGAGCAGCAACCAACTTATAGACATATCACTTCAGCTTACAGAAAGAGACATAAAAAAACTGCTGTTGGTAATCCTCCTCCATTTGGTCTTACTGGATTTAATAGTGGAGTAAAATTGGTAAACTTAACTTCTCTACGACATAGCAAATTATACAACAGCTATCTTGATTATCCAGTGAAGCTGAAGCATTTAGCAGATAAATTTTCTTTCCGTGGTCATTTAGGTGATCAAGATTTTTTCACTCTACTTAGTTTTTTGCATAAAGATATGTTTTATGAATTACCTTGTCAATGGAACCGTCAACTTTGTGAATGGTGGAGAAGTATATACCCTCTTGTATTTGACCAGTATTTTAACTGTACTCCACCATTCTTTGCTGTCCATGGTAACTGTGATACTAAAATAGAaagttattactaa